Genomic window (Wenzhouxiangella marina):
GCGGGGGATCTGGGCCCGGCACAGCTATCGCTTCGATCGCGATCTCGGCGGGGAAGTGATCGAATCGGGCCGGCGCATTCCATCGGCCCCCGATCGCCTCTGGAGTGCGGACCTGAACTGGGCGCCGTCCGATCGATTGAAGGCCCAGCTGGCGGCGGAGTCGACCGGGCGGTATTTTCTGGATGCCGCGAACAGTCGTCGCTATGAGGGCCACACCCTGTGGCACGCCTCGGCCAGCTATGACCTCGATGCTCGATGGCGGCTGGATCTGCGACTCAGAAACCTCACCGGAGAACGCTACGCCGAGCGCGCGGACTACGCTTTCGGCAACTACCGCTATTTTCCGGGGGCAGGGCGGACGGTGTTCGTCAGCCTGGGGTATGCCATTCCGTAGTGGTGTTGATCGTCGAGTGGCCGGCGATGCCTTCGTTATCCGTGCAGCGGGTTTTTCGTGATGCTTGCGATATTGCGCAGTCGGATTGGTGGAGATTGCGGATGCATGGACTGGCGGTGGAGTCGACCGGGCGGTATTTCCTGGATGCCGCGAACAGTCGTCGCTATGAGGGCCACACCCTGTGGCACGCCTCGGCCAGCTATGACCTCGATGCTCGATGGCGGCTGGATCTGCGACTCAGAAACCTCACCGGAGAACGCTACGCCGAGCGCGCGGACTACGCTTTCGGCAACTACCGCTATTTTCCGGGGGCAGGGCGGACGGTGTTCGTCAGCCTGGGGTATGCCATTCCGTAGTGGTGTTGATCGTCGAGTGGCCGGCGATGCCTTCGTTATCCGTGCGTCGGGTTTTTCGTGATGCTTGTGATATTGCGCAGTCGGATTGGTGGAGATTGCGGATGCATGGACCGTCGGGCACGTGGGCCCGACCTACGGTTGCATTCGATCGGAATCGCGAGTGCCTGAGTGGTGGGGTGGCGTAGGTCGGCCCCACGCGGCCGACGGTCCATGTCTATGACATCTCCGTCAATTCCACAACAATCCCGGGCTCAAACCACCCACAGCCAATACAGCCCCAGGCTCGTCACCACCATCAGGATCGCGTTCAACGGCGCACCGACCTTCGCGAAGTCCGTGAATCGATACAGGCCCGTGCCATAGATCATGGTGTTGGTCTGGTAGCCGATCGGTGACAGGAAGCTGGTCGAGGCGGCGAACATGACGGCCAGCACCATCGGCAGGACGTCGATGCCGAGCACATCGCCCAGGGCGATGGCGACGGGGACCAGGATCACCACCGAGGCGTTGTTGCTGACCATTTCCGTGAGCAGAGTGGTGACGGCGTAGAGGGCCATCAGCACGAAGATCGGATGCCAGTCCGAGGCGAAATGACCCAGCAGCCCGCCCAGCCAGGCCGCGGCACCGGACTTGGTCATGGCGATGCCCAAGGGAATCACTCCGGCGAGCAGGAAGATCACGTCCCAGGACACGCCCGAGTAGAGGTCGTCCTTTTCGATGCAGCGGCTCAGCACCATGGCGACGATGCCGATCAGGGCGGTGACCACGATCGGCAGCGGCGTCAGGGCCGCGCCGAGCACGACGGCCGTGACGATGCCGCCGGCCATCCACATGCGCTTGCGGTCGTACTGGTCGAGGTGCTCATCGAGGAGCACCAGGTCCGGGTGACGGCGGAGCTTGGTCAGCGCCGACTTGGAAATCTGCAGCAGGGCGATCTCGCCGACGTGCAGGGTCTCGCTTCCCAGGCGACGGGTCTTGAGTTGCTCAGTTTCCAGACCGATCAGGCGGGCCTGGTAACGGTTCCAGAAACTCGCTTCAGAGGCGAGCTGGCCGCTGAAGCGCTGCCGATTGCGCAGCAGGACTCGCACCAGCTGGCCGTCGGCGCGTGCCTGCCGCGGTCGTTCCATGTCCGAGATCACGTCGACTTCGTCGGATTTCAGCAGGTCCATGACCTGGCGCACCGTGGCACGGACCTGGATGACATCGCCGGCGCGGATGTTCAGGCTCGCCGCGCGCTTGATGTGGCTGGACTGGTCCCGCTGCAGCTTCAGCAGTTCGATCTGGCTGCGCTCGACGAAGCCCGTCTCTTCCAGGCTCTTGTCGATCAGGGGGCTGCCTTCGGGCACGCCCAGTTCGACGATGAAGGTCTCCTCGTCTTCGTGCTGCAGGCGGATCCGGTCCTTCTTCGGCAGCAGGGTCCGCCCGACGGTCATGAAATAGACCAGGCCGACGCCGAGCACGATCAAGCCTAAGTGGGTGAACTCGAACATGCCGATCTCGCGGCCGAATTCGGGGCGGTCCTTCAGGATGGCAGAGGCCAGGATGTTGGTCGAAGTCCCGATCAGGGTCAGGGTGCCGCCGAGCATGCCGAAGAAGCTGACGGGAATCAGCAGGCGCGAGGCCTGCATCTTCAGGCGTCGTGCCATGCTCAGCACGAGCGGGATGGCGACGGCGACAGCGGCCGTGTTGTTGATGAAACCGGAGATGAAGCCGACCAGCAGGGCGATGATCAGCATCATCCGGAGCTCGGAGTTGCCGACAAGAGGGAACAGGCGCTTGCCCAGGACGTGGATCAGGCCCGATCGCTGGATGCCCGCGGACAGGATGAACATCGCCAGCACCGTCACCGTGGCCGTGCTCGACAGGCCGCTCAGGCCTTCGCTGACCGTGGGAAAGGCCGACTGCAGATCCACGCCCCGGTCCAGCAGCCACTGCGAATGGCCAAGGAGGGGGATCACCATCATCGTGATCAGGATCAGGAAGGCGGTGATGTCCAGCGGCAGCTTCTCGCTCGCGAACAGGTACAGCGCTGCCGCGATGACGACAAAGACGATGGCGATTTCGATGGTCATGGTGAGGCCGGTTCCGGCGAGGTCGCGAGCCGGCAGCTTACACCAGGCCTGACTTTCGTCACGCGAGTCCTGCCGCCGAATCAGGTATGCTTCATGCGTTCCTGCTCATATACCGGAGTTCCAGTGCGCTCGCTGAATCCAAGCAAACCCGTCTTCGTCCTGTTTTCCCTGCTGCTGATCGGTGGCGCGGCCGAGGCGGCGATCCGCCAGACCAAGATCGACTGGGAGGACCATTTCCGCCAGCTCGACGAAGTCCTGCCCACGCCCAACGTCTACCGCAACGCCGCCGGCGAACCGGGGCCGCAGTACTGGCAGCAGCAGGTCGACTACGTCATCAGCGTCGAGCTCGATGAAGACGCTCGCCGCCTCGAGGCCACGCAGCTGATCAACTATCGGAACAATTCCCCCGACACGCTGCGCTACCTCTGGCTGCAGCTCGATCAGAACCGCTTCCGGTCCGACTCCATCGCCGAACTGACCACTACTTTCGGCGGCGTCGGTCGGCGGGGGCCGGGGACGCGCTCGGCCTCCGGCGACGCGCCGGCTCAGATCAGCCTGGGTGAGCTTCGGCGCCGGCAGTTCATGGCCGACACGGAACTGGGCTACCAGCTCGACAACCTGATCGACGAACTCGGGCGGCCGCTCGAGCACGTGGTCGTCGGTACCAACCTGCGCATCGACCTGAACGAGCCGCTGCGTCCGGGCGAGGACATCGCCTTCTCGATGGACTTCGCCTTCAACATTCCCGAGGAAGACGCCGTCTGGGCCCGCGCCGGCTACGAGCATTTCCCGGACGACGCCCGCGAGGGCGGCAACGACATCTTCCTGTTCGCCCAGTGGTTTCCGCGCCTGCACGCCTACACGGACTACGAAGCCTGGACCAACAAGCCCTTCCTGGGCCGTGGCGAGTTCACCCTGGAGTTCGGCAACTACGACGTCGAAATGACCGTTCCGGCGGACCACATCGTGGCCTCGACCGGCGAGCTGCAGAACCCGGATGACGTGCTGACTGCGACCCAGCGCGAGCGCCTCGAACAGGCGCGTTCGGCCGAGCGCCCGGTGTTCATCGTCACCGAGGAGGAAGCCCTGGAGAACGAGCGCGAAGGCAGCGATGCAATGCGCACCTGGCGTTTCCGGGCCGAGAACGTCCGCGACTTCGCCTGGGCCAGTTCGCGCAAGTTCATCTGGGACGCGCGCGGCTACCACCAGGGCGGCGAGGTCCAGCCCCTGGTCATGGCCATGTCCTACTACCCCAAGGAAGGCGGTGAGCTGTGGCAGAAGTACTCCACCGAGTCGGTCATCCACACGATGGAGGTCTACTCGCGCTTCTCCTTCGACTACCCCTATCCCGTCGCCATCTCGGTCAACGGCCCGGTCGGCGGCATGGAATACCCGATGATCACCTTCAACGGGCCGCGCACGACCCTGCAGGAGGACGGCAGCCGCACCTATTCCCTGGCCGAGAAGCGCTTCCTGATCGGCGTGGTGATCCACGAGATCGGGCACATCTACTTCCCGATGATCGTCAACTCCGACGAGCGCCAGTGGACCTGGATGGACGAGGGTCTGAACAGCTTTCTCGACGGTGTCGCCGGGCGTGAATGGGACCCGGAGATTCCCTGGGGCGTGGAGCCGGCGGACGTGGTGGACTACATGCGCTCGGAGATGCAGGTGCCGATCATGACCCAGTCCGACAGCGTCCTGAATCTGGGCCCGAACGCCTACACCAAGCCGGCCGTGGCCCTGAACATCCTGCGCGAGACGATCCTGGGTCGCGAACTGTTCGACTTCGCCTTCCGCGAGTACTCGCGCCGCTGGCAGTACAAGCGCCCGACCCCGGCCGATTTCTTTCGCACGATGGAGGAGGCGAGCGGTGTGGACCTGGACTGGTTCTGGCGCGGCTGGTTCTATTCGACCGACCACGTCGATATCTCCATCGACCGGGTCTATCGCCTGCGCCTGGACACGGAGGATCCGGACATCGACTTCGACCGCCTGAGACAAGAAGAAGCCGACAAGCCCCTGTCCCTGACCGTCGAGCGCAATCGCGAGGAGGGCGATCTCTGGATCGAGCGCAATCCGGACATCCGCGATTTCTACGACGACAACGACCAGTTCACGGTCACCAATCGCGAGCGCAATGCCTATCGGGATTTCCTTGAGGGCCTGGACGACTGGGAGCGGGCCGCCCTCGAGCGCGCGGTCGAGGAAGACCAGAACTACTACGTGCTCGATTTCTCGAACCTCGGCGGTCTGGTCATGCCGATCATTCTCGAGCTGAGCTATGCCGATGGTGAGAGCGAGATGCTGCGCATCCCCGCCGAGATCTGGCGGCGCAGCCCGGAGCAGGTCTCGAAGCTGATCGTGACCGATCGAGAACTGGTCCAGGTCGTGGTCGACCCGCGCTGGGAAACGGCCGACGTGGACATCGAAAACAATCACTATCCGCGCCGGATCATTCCTTCCCGTATCGAGTCCTACAAGCAGCGTCGCTCGGATGCCGACGA
Coding sequences:
- a CDS encoding TonB-dependent receptor; the encoded protein is MHGLAVESTGRYFLDAANSRRYEGHTLWHASASYDLDARWRLDLRLRNLTGERYAERADYAFGNYRYFPGAGRTVFVSLGYAIP
- a CDS encoding SLC13 family permease translates to MTIEIAIVFVVIAAALYLFASEKLPLDITAFLILITMMVIPLLGHSQWLLDRGVDLQSAFPTVSEGLSGLSSTATVTVLAMFILSAGIQRSGLIHVLGKRLFPLVGNSELRMMLIIALLVGFISGFINNTAAVAVAIPLVLSMARRLKMQASRLLIPVSFFGMLGGTLTLIGTSTNILASAILKDRPEFGREIGMFEFTHLGLIVLGVGLVYFMTVGRTLLPKKDRIRLQHEDEETFIVELGVPEGSPLIDKSLEETGFVERSQIELLKLQRDQSSHIKRAASLNIRAGDVIQVRATVRQVMDLLKSDEVDVISDMERPRQARADGQLVRVLLRNRQRFSGQLASEASFWNRYQARLIGLETEQLKTRRLGSETLHVGEIALLQISKSALTKLRRHPDLVLLDEHLDQYDRKRMWMAGGIVTAVVLGAALTPLPIVVTALIGIVAMVLSRCIEKDDLYSGVSWDVIFLLAGVIPLGIAMTKSGAAAWLGGLLGHFASDWHPIFVLMALYAVTTLLTEMVSNNASVVILVPVAIALGDVLGIDVLPMVLAVMFAASTSFLSPIGYQTNTMIYGTGLYRFTDFAKVGAPLNAILMVVTSLGLYWLWVV
- a CDS encoding M1 family metallopeptidase → MRSLNPSKPVFVLFSLLLIGGAAEAAIRQTKIDWEDHFRQLDEVLPTPNVYRNAAGEPGPQYWQQQVDYVISVELDEDARRLEATQLINYRNNSPDTLRYLWLQLDQNRFRSDSIAELTTTFGGVGRRGPGTRSASGDAPAQISLGELRRRQFMADTELGYQLDNLIDELGRPLEHVVVGTNLRIDLNEPLRPGEDIAFSMDFAFNIPEEDAVWARAGYEHFPDDAREGGNDIFLFAQWFPRLHAYTDYEAWTNKPFLGRGEFTLEFGNYDVEMTVPADHIVASTGELQNPDDVLTATQRERLEQARSAERPVFIVTEEEALENEREGSDAMRTWRFRAENVRDFAWASSRKFIWDARGYHQGGEVQPLVMAMSYYPKEGGELWQKYSTESVIHTMEVYSRFSFDYPYPVAISVNGPVGGMEYPMITFNGPRTTLQEDGSRTYSLAEKRFLIGVVIHEIGHIYFPMIVNSDERQWTWMDEGLNSFLDGVAGREWDPEIPWGVEPADVVDYMRSEMQVPIMTQSDSVLNLGPNAYTKPAVALNILRETILGRELFDFAFREYSRRWQYKRPTPADFFRTMEEASGVDLDWFWRGWFYSTDHVDISIDRVYRLRLDTEDPDIDFDRLRQEEADKPLSLTVERNREEGDLWIERNPDIRDFYDDNDQFTVTNRERNAYRDFLEGLDDWERAALERAVEEDQNYYVLDFSNLGGLVMPIILELSYADGESEMLRIPAEIWRRSPEQVSKLIVTDRELVQVVVDPRWETADVDIENNHYPRRIIPSRIESYKQRRSDADDPVRRDLMHDSTIELEEDDEEGEGE